The Actinosynnema mirum DSM 43827 genomic interval AGGCCGAGTTTGCAGACAGGCATCCAGAGCTAGCTAGCTGGGAACGTCGCTCCTATGGACGGCTCGCCGCTTTCGACTCGACCGGACTCCTGTTCCGGCACTGAACTTTGGATTCATTCCCACGGGGGCGGCGGAGACCTGAAGGTCTCCGCCGCCCCCGCGTCTGTCCCGGCAGGTCAGCCGGTCACGTCAGGGAAGCGACGGCCACAGTTCCTCCCACGACTTCAGCGGCTCGGGCAGTCGTTCGCCATGCGACAGGTGCGCCAGTTTCAGCCCTGGGTTCAGCAGGCCCTTCGCCTTGTGGAGTCGCAGGATCTCCGCCTTGTCTGACGACCTCCAGCGATCGGCCTGCTCGCGGGCCCGCTCGACGGACATCGGCAGTTCGCGCAGCAGCAAGGCGGTCATGCGATCCGGGTCGAGCAGTTCGACACCGGGCCGCCGCGGTACCCGTTGCAGGAGTACCCAGGACAGGTGCAGGGCGCGCGACACCTTCTCCGCGTGGTCCATACCCCCAGCAGCCAGTGCCGAGGCGATGGTGTGGTCGTACGCCTGGGAGAAGACCGGCCAGTCCTCCCCGGTCAACTCCGCCGCCTCGAGCGTGACCTTGAAGGTCAGGAGCTCCACGACGGCACGCCACTCCTGCGGCCCCAGGTCGGAGCCAGCGGGAAGGCCCTGGGCGAGCCGCGTGGCGAGCGGGCGCAAGCCGAGCGCGGCGAGGTCGTTCGCCGTGACCATCAGAACTTCACCCCCGCCGCGGCGAACGCGTCCAAGCCGATCTGCAGGGTCTCCGGCCCCGGCTGGAAGTGTCCGCTGTGGCGGGTGATCTCCAGTCCGAAGTAGCCTGCGTCGGCGCTGCCGACGATCGAGGCCTCGCCCGCTGCGAGCACCGACTCCCCCCTCGTGAGAACGGTGTGCGAGATCTCTCCCGCGCCGACGACGTTCTTGGGCACGATAACCAGGCTCCCGTCCAGGCGCACGGCCCACTTGACGGTCTCCCCGGTGCTGAGCGCCGCGTCGAACGCGGCCGTGCCAGGAGCAGCGGGCTTGACGCCGAGCCGGTCGGCGAAGGCCAGCTCCTGGTCCAGGCTGTTCTTCATGAGGTTGGGCCAGGTCTGGCACCCCTCGTTGTGCACCAGGACCGTGGTGTCCCCGGCGAGCACGTAGTAGGTGTGCACGTCGGCCACGCCGAGGTTGCGGACGGTGGCGACCTCGGTTCGCGGCACCACCTTCCGGACGGTGTGCCCGCCGCCGTCGTGGTCGCGGAGCTGGTCCCCTGCGGTGAGCTGTCCCGCGCCGATCCAGGCGTGCCGGTCGTCCACCCAGATCGGGTGGTTGTCCGTCGCGGTGATGACCGCTGTGCCGCCGTGCCCATCGGTGGCGACCACGATGTCCACGAGGTGCTTGACCCCCGTCCCCACGATGGTCGTGGTGACCCGCCTGGTGCCGGTGACACCGGTCTCGGGGTCGGTGGCCGCGACGACGTCACCGACGTCGACCCGCTCGATCTCCTTGGCGCTTCCATCGGCCATCAGCACGCGGGTGCCCTCGGTGAAGCTGTTCCCCGGCAGGCAGGCGGCGGCACGGGAGTTCGCCCGCTCCACGGCGGGCAGCACGGCGAGCGCCCTGGAACCGACGGGGACACCGGGCAGGAACTTGCTGCTCAGGGCCGCTTCCTGGAGCGCCTTGCCGAACGCGCCCCTGGCGGCGAGCGCGGTGTAGCCCGTCTCCCCGACCCACTTGGCCAGGCGGCCGTAGGGGAACAGGAGCAGGGCGACCTCGAACGCGTACTCGCCCAGCGAGGCCACCTCTGCCGAGCAGGCGCCGTCGTTGATGAACTCGGTGCAGTACGCGGCGCCGAACCGGGCTGCCTTCTCCGCCTGGTTGGGGGCGTCGCGCAGGGTCAGCCAGCGCTGGTAGAGCCATTCCTTCCTGACCCCGACGTCGGCCTTGCGCACCTCGTCGGGAATGGCCTCGGGGTAGTCGGGAAGGGTGATGCGGGATTGCGCGCCGAAGGCGACGATGTCGGCGAGCGCCGACTTGACGACGTTCAGGTCGGCGGAGGCGCCCTTGCCCAGCAGGTCGAGCAGGTGCGTGAGCTTGCCGAGGGTTTCCTCCAGCTGCCGCCTGGTCTCGTCGGGCAGCCCCGTGTTCTTGAGCGCGTGCTCGACGTTGTCGCGGAGCTTGGTGATGGCGGCCTTGCTGTCCCGCATGTCGTTGCGAGCGCCTGCCAGGTCCTTCTTCTCCGCCAGCGCCCACTCGGCCTCGTAGCGGGCCAGGAGGGCCTGGTCGTACGCCTTGCCGATGGCCTGGGCATCCACCTGCGCCCGGTCCGAGGACTCGCGGGCCTCACCTGCGGACTTCGACGCCTGGACGGCGGAGAGTCCTGCCTGGGCGGCTGACCGGTTCGCCGCGTCGGCGTAGTCGCGCGTGGTCGCAGCCGCGGCCTGCGCGGTCCGGGCGGATTGCGCCGCCCGTGCGGCCGAACCGGAAGCCTGCTCCGCGGCGGCGGCGGCCTGGTCCGCGTAGACCTTGGCCCTAGCGGCGGAATTGCGGGCCTCGTCGGACCAGCGGTCGGCCTCGGCCGCCGCGCCACGGGCGGTGGCCGCGCTCTGCGCGGAGTTCGCGGCGTGCTGGCTCGCCGTTGCCGCGGCCTGGCCCGCGGCGGCGACGTACCCGTTGACGATCGCGACGTGGTGCGCGTTCTCGGCATCGCGCTGGGCGGCCTTGTGCTGCCCGACCCGGAGGAAGTCGCGGACGTGGGATCCAGGACCGGACAGGGACGCCTGAGCGGCGGCCTTCACCTCGGGACCGCCGCTGTTCACGAGCCACTGGGCAGCGATGCGGTCGTCGTCCCGCGCGGCCTGGTACCGGCCTTCGGCGAGGAAGTTCCTGACGTCCTCGATCGACCCGGACAGCGCGGTGTTGGCCGCCGCCCTGGTCGCGGGACCACCCGTGTTGAGGATCCGCTGAGCGGCGATGCGGTCCTCGTCGTCCTTGCCCTTGTAGGCGCCGGTGCGCAGGAACTCGGTCGCCTGCTCGTCCGTGCCGGTCACCGCGTTGAACGCGGCCACCACCGCCGAGGCCCCCGTTGCGTTGCCGCCGAGGATCTTCGCTCCCAGGCGGTCGTCCTGGCGCAGCGCCGCATCGAGGCCCGAGGTGACGAACGCCGTCACCGCCGCCGCGTCCCCGGACAGGGCGGAGCCGGCCGCGTCGGAGGTGTAGGGCCCCGCGCTGCGCCACAACCGCAGTGCCGCCTTGCGCCCGTCCGGCACGCCGTCGGCCCCTGCCGAACGGGCCTTGTCCAGGAGCCCCTGGGTGTCGGTGTCGGGCCGGTAGACCTTCCCGGCTTCCCACTGCTTGACCTGGGTGCGCAGGGCGTCGGTCTCCGCCTGCAAGGCGTCCTGGGCGTCCCGGACAGCCTGGTTCGTGTTCGCGGTCAGCCTCTCCGAGTCGGCCTTGCGGGCGATCTCGGCGGTCTTCGCGGCTTGGTCCGCCGCGTTCCGCGCGGTGTCGGACGCCTGGCGAGCCGCGTCGGCGGCGGCTTGCGCACGTGCGGCGGCCTCGTTGGCCTGCCCGGCTTGGCGCGCCGCCTCGTCGGCGGCCGCTGCCGCGTTGCTCGCGTGCACGGCCGCGTCCACCGATGCCTGGCGTGCCTTTTCGGCTTGGCTGGCAGCCTCGGTGGCCAGCGACCTGGCGACGCCCGCCGCTCGGGCCGCCTCGGTGGCGTTGCGCTGGGCGCGGGCGGCCGCGCTGCGCGCCGCTCCCGCCGCGACACCGGACTGGCCTGCCCACTGCTCGGCTTCGCCCGCGGCGTTCGAGGCCGCGGTGACGTTGTCGCTCACGGAGGTGAGGGAGTCGGCGATCTTGCTCAACCGTTGGGCCGCCAGGATTGCCTGGACAATGGCGTTGGTGACGTCCTTGGCTCCCTGGGCGGCTTCCGCGGCCGACTTGGCGGCTGTGGCCGCCTGCTCTGCGGGGGCGCGCCCCGCGGAGACGTTCGCGGCGGCCTCGCGCGCCCGTGAGGCCGCGTCACCGGCTTTCGACGCGGCCCACGCGGCCTGGGAAGCGGCGTTGGCGGCCTCACCAGCCGCCGAGATCGCCTGGCCGATGGCGTTGATCGCGACCTGCGCGGCATCCGCCGCGCGGTTCGCGGCGTCGGCCGCGCGGCTGGCGGCAGCCGCGGCGACGATCGCGGACCCCTTGGCCTGGCGGGTCTCCTCGGCGGCCGTCTGAGCCGCGCGCTTGGCGTTCTCGGCCGCTGTCACGGCCTTGCCCGCCTCGTCCTCCGCGGTCTGCCTGAAGGCGTCCGCCCGTGCCGAGGCGTTCTGGGCCGCCGTGGCGAGCTGCGCGACGGAGGTGACCTCCTGGTCCCGCTGCATGGCGACCGCGTGGCCAGTGGCCAGGAACTCCCTGACGTCCTCGATGGAACCCGACAGCGCGAGGTTCGCGGCGCGCTTCACCGCGGGACCGCCCGTGTTCAGGATGCGTTGCGCGGCGATGCGGTCGTCGTCGTTCCGCGCGAACTGCCACCTGGTCTCCAGGAACGCGAGCAGCTCGGTCTCACCGCCGTTGAGCGCGTCGTTCGCGAACTGGCGGACGGTGGGACCAGCCGCCGAATTCAGCAGGCGCTGCACCTGGATGCGCAGGTCCTCACGCCACGGGGCCTTCCACCCGGTCACCAGGAACGCCCGGACGTCGGTGATGGATCCCGACAGCGCCCGGTTCGCGGCGTCGCGCGTCGACGGACCGCCCGTGCTCAGCATCCGCTGCGCGGCGATCCGGTCATCGGATTCCTGGGCCAGGGGCAGGGCCTCGGTGAGGAACCTGCGGACGTCCTCGTCACTCCCCAGCAGCGCGATCTCCGCCTGCGCGCTGACCACGACACCCGCGCTGCGCAGCAGTGCGAACACGCGTGCGCGGTCCGACGGTGCCGGGGCCTGCTGAGCCTGGACCGAAGCAGGACCCGCCGCACCTGCCAGCACCGACAGAGCGACCAGAACGGTGACCACCCTGCGCAGTCGCCACCGTCTCCTCGTTCTCACATCCGAACCTTTCCGTGAACGGTTCCGGGGAGAGGCTGGCGAACAGAAGCACGCGTGATCGTCTGCCAATCAGTTCCTTGCATGATCGATACGAGATTTCTCGCACGTAACGATCAAAGCCCCCCGGCGATGTGCCCCCCGCGTTGATCGGAGTAAGCGCGAACAAGCTGTCACACCTGCTCGCGCGATGACAAGAACCGGGTCGGTGTCCTGCTTCACAGGCAGAATTGGCCGGATGATGTCGGGAGCGTGAGAGGATGCTCCAGGTCACCCCCGGCTTTCGCGTTGCAGCGGCGACTGCTCTCGTGATTGGATCCAATTGATTAATTTGATTCGTTCCTCGCTTGTCGGCGCTGTTCTCCCCCAGCTGTTCACGGGCAGCGCGGCAGCGCAGGGATAGACGGATGGCAAGCAGGACGCCGATGCGCGGTCTTCGCTGGTGGAGGAGTTCTCCCACCCAGGCGCCGACGACCTCCTCGCGCAGTGCGGGACGACAAAGACCCCGACGGTGGGCACTACTGCTTCCAGGCGCGCGGGAAGTCGGGTCACCTGGCGCTGGAGATCCCGGAAACATATCCGATCAAGAACGACGATCACGATGTCAAGTCGACCGTGACCGTCAAGGGCAAAACGAGCGAACTGCCCGTGGTGCAGGACTCGTGGACCGGTATCGGGCAGGGAGTTGGACCTGATCACGCGGTCCTGATCGCGATCAAGGCTGCTTGATCGTGGAGAAGCCCACCGCAGTTCATTCGAGATCAAGGAAACGCTGTGCTTCACATGACCCAACGGGCGAATTTGGCCGCAGGCGTGGCTACCGCTGCCGTCGCTGCCGCTCTACTCGTTCCCTCTTCCGCTCTTGCCGTGAACGGCGGAGCGCCGGACGCCAACGGCGGCTACCCGTTCCTGGCCAAGGTCTCCGTCGGCGACCAGCCCGGCGCCGACGGGCGCGCCTGCACCGGTGCGCTGATCGACCAGCGGTGGGTGCTGACCGCCGCGAGCTGCTTCGCCGACAACCCCGCCCAGCCGGGGAACCTGGCCGCGGGCAAACCCGCCAAGGCGGCCAAGGTGAGCCTGCCCGGCAAGGGCGACATCGCGGTGGCCAACATCGTCCCGCGCTCCGACCGCGACCTCGTGCTAGCCCAGCTGGCCTCCTACGTCACCGACATCACCCCGGTGCGCGTGGGCAAGACGGCGCCCAAGCAGGGGGACTCGGTGCGCGCGGGCGGCTACGGCCGCACCGCCGACACCTGGGTGCCGGACAAGGCCCACACCGCGGTGTTCACCGTCAAGGCCACCTCAGCGACCACCCTGTCGATCGACGGGAACGGCGCGCTGTGCAAGGGCGACGCGGGCGGTCCCGCGCTGCGCGAGACCTCGTCCGGGCCCGAACTGGTCGCGGTCACCAGCACCGCGTGGCAGCGCGGCTGCCTCGGCTCGACCGAGACCCGCAGCGGGGCCACCCAGGCGCGCGCCGACGACATCGCCTCGTGGATCAACGAGCGGCTCGTCGTCGACCAGAAGCTGACGGTCAAGGAGGGCAACCTCTACGAGACCTGGCACGAGATGCTGCCCGACGGTGTGATCAAGTTCGAGATCGACGGCGACCGCATCGCCGCCCAGACCACCGACGGCACCCTGTGGGTCAAGGAGGGCGCGCTCAACGCCGGGTGGGTTTCGGAGTACAGCTCGGTCTCCTCGTTCTCCATGGCGGGCAACCGCATCGCCGTGCTCACCAAGGAGCGGAAGCTCATCGTCAAGGAGGGCAGCCTCTACGCGGGCTGGCAGGAGCAGGCCGGCAACGTCGACGACTTCCGCCTGGCGGGCACCCGCGTGGCGTGGCTGCAGAACGGCAAGCTCACCGCCAAGGAGGGCAGCCTCAGCTCGAGCCCGCTGGTGGTGTACGGCGGCGGGGTCACCAAGTTCGACATGACCACCAACCGGATCGCCCTGCAGGCCGACCAGTTCTGGGTCAAGGAGGGCAACCTCTACGCGTCGTGGACGGCGGTCGGCACCGGCGCGGTGGACGACTTCCAGCTGTCCGGCAACCGACTCGGCGTCCTGCAGGCGGGCAAGCTCTCCATCAAGGAGGGCAACCTCTACGGGGTGTGGAACGTGGCGGTCCCGGCCGACGTGGTCAAGTTCGAGATGGACGGTTCGCGGTTGGGCGTGCTGATGAAGAACCGCTTCCTGTACGTCAAGGAGGGCGATCTGGGTCAGCCGTGGGTCGTGCAGGAGCAGGACGTGACCGATTTCCGCTTGGCGGGCAACCGGATCGGCGTGCTCATGCCCAGCGGCAAGCTGGCCGTGAAGTAGCCGTCGACGCATCCGGCCCGTGGGGCCGCACCCGGAACGGGTGCGGCCCCACGCTGTTTTCCAGGCGGGGAAGGTCGGACTCGGCCGGGGTGCGGCAAGCTGGTGACCGAGGCCGAGCGGTGGCTGAGCCCGAACCCCAGGTGCGGCCTGGTCGCCAGAGGGCGTCTGATCCAGTTTTGGGGATGCACGTTCGGCATGGCGATCACCCTGAATGGTCGTCCGCGAGCTCTCGACATGCGTACCCCAACGATCTGCCCGATGCCTGATGGGTATTGATCAAGCAGAGGTTGATGACCTCCTCTACAGCTTCGAACTGGTCGCACCGACCTCAGATGGCGAAGCTCGTGACCTACCCTCCCGGACGGCCTCTACCTCAACCAGCACTTAGACGACGATACCGCCGTGCCCCTCGCGACCGCCCTGTCCACGTGGCAGGCCACCACCCGACCAGCCCCCCGAGGCGGCGAGTGGGCGATTCCCCTGGCAGTCTTCTCAGAACTCGATCCCACCGCCCGCTGTCCACTACTGACACGCAACCGACCTACCTACCGGCTCTCACAGGAAAATCGGGACGGACACGTGAGCCGATCCCCTACAATCGGCTCCAGGTGGCTTTTCCCCGGAGGATCGCCGTCTTTACCACGCCGGGTTTAACGTTTCCGCAGGTCAGAGTAGGTGTTGATCTACCTTTTTTTTGACACGGTAGGGGTCACTGGTTCAATCCCAGTATCGTCCACCAGGAAAGACACAGATCAGAAGCCCCGACCAGCCATAACGCCGGTCGGGGCTTCTCGCGTTTGACCGTCATCCGACCGTGAACCCGGCACGGACAACGTGCCCGACTGACGACCGCCACCACATGCAGTCGTCCCACCGCCTGCACCAACACCACCTCCCATCACCGTCCACACGGGAGCTCCCTGACCGTCAGTCGACCGTGAGAGCCACCACTCCCCCAACCGGCTGCGCGGCCGGGTCAGCCTTCACCAGCACCAGCGTGGCCGCACCTCACACGACATCGTCGTACCGCTGGAACACTTCATCGCACACGGGATCGCCGCGCCGCGCGCCCTTCGACACCGGGAGTCAGCGCCCTGAAACGGGCCCTGGGCCGATCGGAGTCCGGATCGAGGGCGGCCTTGTGGCAGCGAGCCGAGCGGGTGTCGCACCACGGTCCTGCTTCTGCCCGCTCACCGAAGTCCACCGCCGTCGCAGCGGGGGTTTAGATGACCGTCGCAGCCAGCGGCACGACCACGCACACCCGCGCGGAGCAGCATCGGGTTCGTCCGCCGTCACGGGATCGGGTTACTTCACCCCACGCGTCCGCGCAGGTGCACTTGAATGTCCCGATCACGCTCCTGAGCAGCAGGAGCGCGGATGACAGGGGATACCGGTGGAGCGACCGCTCGCGGCGCACGAGGCAGCCGTCCAGACCGGCCAGGTGCGCCTGGTGCTGTGGAGCGATCTGGAGGGCGAGCCCGACGAGTCGGCCTTCGACGCCGCCCTGGCCCACCTGGTCGGCCGCTACCCGCTGCTGGCGGGCAGGATCACCGACCACGGCAACCGGCAGGTGGTGCACGTCGAGGAACCACCGGGAGCGGTGGCGCTCGGTCGAGGCACGAGCCTGGACGAGGAGATCAACGCAGCGCACACCTGGACGCGGGGACCGCTGCTGCGCGCCACCCTGCTCCGCGAGGCCACCGGCGCCCGACTGGTGATGACCCTGCCGCGTGCGTTCTCCGACGGCATGAGCTACCTGGCGCTGCACAAGTGCTTCTGGGCCGCCTATAC includes:
- a CDS encoding polymorphic toxin-type HINT domain-containing protein, which translates into the protein MFALLRSAGVVVSAQAEIALLGSDEDVRRFLTEALPLAQESDDRIAAQRMLSTGGPSTRDAANRALSGSITDVRAFLVTGWKAPWREDLRIQVQRLLNSAAGPTVRQFANDALNGGETELLAFLETRWQFARNDDDRIAAQRILNTGGPAVKRAANLALSGSIEDVREFLATGHAVAMQRDQEVTSVAQLATAAQNASARADAFRQTAEDEAGKAVTAAENAKRAAQTAAEETRQAKGSAIVAAAAASRAADAANRAADAAQVAINAIGQAISAAGEAANAASQAAWAASKAGDAASRAREAAANVSAGRAPAEQAATAAKSAAEAAQGAKDVTNAIVQAILAAQRLSKIADSLTSVSDNVTAASNAAGEAEQWAGQSGVAAGAARSAAARAQRNATEAARAAGVARSLATEAASQAEKARQASVDAAVHASNAAAAADEAARQAGQANEAAARAQAAADAARQASDTARNAADQAAKTAEIARKADSERLTANTNQAVRDAQDALQAETDALRTQVKQWEAGKVYRPDTDTQGLLDKARSAGADGVPDGRKAALRLWRSAGPYTSDAAGSALSGDAAAVTAFVTSGLDAALRQDDRLGAKILGGNATGASAVVAAFNAVTGTDEQATEFLRTGAYKGKDDEDRIAAQRILNTGGPATRAAANTALSGSIEDVRNFLAEGRYQAARDDDRIAAQWLVNSGGPEVKAAAQASLSGPGSHVRDFLRVGQHKAAQRDAENAHHVAIVNGYVAAAGQAAATASQHAANSAQSAATARGAAAEADRWSDEARNSAARAKVYADQAAAAAEQASGSAARAAQSARTAQAAAATTRDYADAANRSAAQAGLSAVQASKSAGEARESSDRAQVDAQAIGKAYDQALLARYEAEWALAEKKDLAGARNDMRDSKAAITKLRDNVEHALKNTGLPDETRRQLEETLGKLTHLLDLLGKGASADLNVVKSALADIVAFGAQSRITLPDYPEAIPDEVRKADVGVRKEWLYQRWLTLRDAPNQAEKAARFGAAYCTEFINDGACSAEVASLGEYAFEVALLLFPYGRLAKWVGETGYTALAARGAFGKALQEAALSSKFLPGVPVGSRALAVLPAVERANSRAAACLPGNSFTEGTRVLMADGSAKEIERVDVGDVVAATDPETGVTGTRRVTTTIVGTGVKHLVDIVVATDGHGGTAVITATDNHPIWVDDRHAWIGAGQLTAGDQLRDHDGGGHTVRKVVPRTEVATVRNLGVADVHTYYVLAGDTTVLVHNEGCQTWPNLMKNSLDQELAFADRLGVKPAAPGTAAFDAALSTGETVKWAVRLDGSLVIVPKNVVGAGEISHTVLTRGESVLAAGEASIVGSADAGYFGLEITRHSGHFQPGPETLQIGLDAFAAAGVKF
- a CDS encoding S1 family peptidase; the encoded protein is MNGGAPDANGGYPFLAKVSVGDQPGADGRACTGALIDQRWVLTAASCFADNPAQPGNLAAGKPAKAAKVSLPGKGDIAVANIVPRSDRDLVLAQLASYVTDITPVRVGKTAPKQGDSVRAGGYGRTADTWVPDKAHTAVFTVKATSATTLSIDGNGALCKGDAGGPALRETSSGPELVAVTSTAWQRGCLGSTETRSGATQARADDIASWINERLVVDQKLTVKEGNLYETWHEMLPDGVIKFEIDGDRIAAQTTDGTLWVKEGALNAGWVSEYSSVSSFSMAGNRIAVLTKERKLIVKEGSLYAGWQEQAGNVDDFRLAGTRVAWLQNGKLTAKEGSLSSSPLVVYGGGVTKFDMTTNRIALQADQFWVKEGNLYASWTAVGTGAVDDFQLSGNRLGVLQAGKLSIKEGNLYGVWNVAVPADVVKFEMDGSRLGVLMKNRFLYVKEGDLGQPWVVQEQDVTDFRLAGNRIGVLMPSGKLAVK